A stretch of Carya illinoinensis cultivar Pawnee chromosome 14, C.illinoinensisPawnee_v1, whole genome shotgun sequence DNA encodes these proteins:
- the LOC122294952 gene encoding uncharacterized protein LOC122294952, with protein sequence MSSSKGDLPAFKEDMKKLNELLPPILSDQKTLEIKNLIKSMSKHLPSPGTSSGMPHTANQAITGVNAALKTLRTQTEKLSNLIDSINSLALEKMLEEMNNAMKTLNGENAG encoded by the exons ATGAGCAG ttcaaaaggCGATCTTCCCGCATTTAAGGAAGATATGAAAAAGCTCAACGAGTTGCTGCCTCCAATATTATCAGATCAGAAAACTCTGGAAATTAAAAACCTAATCAAAAGCATGAGCAAGCACCTCCCAAG TCCTGGCACATCGTCGGGTATGCCACACACTGCCAATCAAGCCATTACGGGAGTTAATGCAGCTCTGAAAACGCTTCGTACTCAGACAGAAAAATTGAGCAATCTGATCGATAGTATCAACTCGCTGGCCTTAGAGAAAATGCTGGAAGAGATGAACAATGCCATGAAAACTCTGAATGGTGAAAATGCTGGATAA